TGAGGGACGTGACGGGAGGATTGCTAATACTCAGATGGGCAATGCTGAAAACAGGAACAGAAGTTTAGCTCAACTTGATGCTGAGCTTTTGGCAGCAGTAATCATCCTAAAGCTCATGATAAAGAAAAATGTTGGCACGTTTATTTGTGCTGGCATTACCGGCCTCAATTAAGGGTACACTGTAGACTACTAAACTAGTTGAAACAGGAACCCCGAACTTAAAACATTTCTACAATTTGACATCTATTTTGCATTTCACTGACCTGATTTTCTTTACCCAGTTCACGGCAGTTGATGTTGGGGTCTCAGATTTTTCTACTGTCACTAATACAGGAAGATTagcatttttcttttgtttctccaTTATCTGGCAAGTTGCATAGCGCATAACTTTGCTATGAATTATTGATCTTACTGCTTTCATTCAATCgatttaaaatgataaaactgAACTAAAACAAGAAAGATGACAGTTTAAGCTGAGGAAAAAAAAATCTAGAAATCTAAAACATATTTCAATTATAGTACTCAGTTTGATTGGTTcgattgaaaattttcatttgtgTGCCTGCCCCATAACTTCGATAGATATATGCTTCGGCTGTTTCTATGACTAAGAACAGTAGAAAATGTAGGCCCTTATCTCAACTTTCAGGTAATTTATAATTACGTTGGGTTTGAAGTTAAAAAGCATCACACTTAACAGTAATACAGAAAAAACGATTACACCATAAAAGAAGATGCCATTTTCAGCACCACTGCAACACGAACCACATTTGAATTGCAGGGCTGGTCCTAAATTACttgtttagcattcaaattcacTATCCAAATATTTGTGATAATGACTTGTTGATGATTTCGAACAGTTCTTCCCTGCAAAAACAGATGGTTCAGAGTTATGTTATTCCACCTGAGCTAAAGATTCACAGCTCAAAGTGGTGCTCTCTTCATCAATAtaccaaaaaaaatcatattgCATGCACAAGTAACAACTATGGGTTTCAccatcaacaaatctctgacgtCAAGGAATTCTACTTACCGATCTGGTTTGAACAAGAGATACCGGTAAATAAACCACTGAAAAAGGAAAGTATGAGTTAGTACTTGAAGCCTCCATGGAGATGGGGAAACATAAATATATACCAGTGAGGTATTAAGCATTGGCCAAACTCAAAAGCTCGTGCTCGGCCAACTTACCGAAGAAAACAGTATGCCAATAATTTCCAGCACATTTGGGATAATTGGCAATTTGTCAATAACCTGTTCATGTAAAAGAGACTTGACCTTATGTTTGATCTCAGAGCTATAACTCCAATAGTCAAAACTAACAAATATGGTTCGAAACTTCAAAGCACTCAATTACCGAAATCAAATTAGTTGAAGTCCACAGCGCCACAATAGCTGCAAATCCCAGACCAATGAGACCTACCCTATCTTCATCAGATTTATCCCACTGTTCCAAGCAAATTAAAGCTGAatcagaaaaaaataaaaacaagaaaTATACTTTATGAATACCGCTTCTTAAGGGCAAGAGTCGAGGATGGATACTATTCCTTGCTTTATGGAAATCAGAAAAGAAGACAGAATTGGAAAATACAGAAGGAGAAATGAAATGTAAAAGTTATATCAAATTTAAGCATAGAAATTCTCCTATTTCTTGAACAAAGTACTAACCGTCCCCCCCAACCCCTTCAATATGTTTTGAGCATATATGGAGTGCAATCATGACAATGATACGCAAGTGTGTGTCTAGAAGAGAAACTTACAACATGTCGCACAGACTTGACAATACTAAGTGAGGTAGAAGACTCTGAGCTATCACCGGTAGCCTTCACACAAACAGCAAAGTTTTGCCTCCCTGCAATGCAAGAATATCAAGTGAAAAGGGAAAGAGTAAATTACCCAAAGCATGAAATATTGCAACTGATAGAACCTAATTGCCAAACATTTTCAGTTTTCAATCCAAACAAGTTTCTGATGAACATCAGAGACAACTGAAAGTGCTAACTCTATAATCCCCATGCAATAAATCTTAGACACCCAAACCATTCTCAAGTAATTGTCCTGTACCTACACTGGAACTGCCAAAGGATTAACATAGTTGAATCCCATTCCGCAGGCTGGCATGCCTGACATGAAGGATAAGCATACGACACAACAAACCAAGATgattaactgaaaatttcttcCTTGGATTATCTCAACACCAATGATTGCCATTTTTCACAAGAATTGTTCATTTCCATGTCATAACTTTAGTCTAGAAAAGACCACATTGATATCCCCTTAGGAATCCTATTACCAGGCTGTCACTCAAACACACAAGTGCGcgcgcacacacacacacacaatatTACCACTGTTTTAGCCCAACTCCCACAATAATTCTTCCCCacctcccccccccccccaaaaaaaaaaaactattttaacCATAATATCCCCAGATTGACATTCATTTTTAACCCATGAAGATTTATATCTATCTCATACTAATCTATAACTAACATAAAAAGGTGAAACCTAATGAAAaataaaggctcaaattcaaccATGAACAAACCAAAAACAATTCAATCCAAGTGCAAATTGAACCATCATATTTAAATTTACAGtaaaaccttaaaaaaaaaacagttgCTTTAGGATAAATAAAGTGATTAACACACCTCCGGTATAAGAAACTGGGAGTTTTGGATAAGTCCTGAAAAGGGTCTTTCTATCTTGTAAAAGCAATGGCGGAAGCAGGTGTGCAGTAAGGGAAGCCATGAAAAAACCTGCTAAAAAGCGCAAAAAAAAAGCAATTCCGAAAAATGAGTTATATTCGTGGGAGTCCAAAAGGGCTTTAGACTTTAAATTTACCTTAGCTGTAGCTAAAAGAGACACTGAGAGAGAGGAagaccttttaaaaaaaaaaatctgtgGTGCGGCAGGGAAAGTTCGAAAGGCATGGCAGTAATCAATATGGGCCTCAAAATCAAAGGAGGGTGAAATCTAGTGTAGCAGGGTCTTTCTTGATCGGTATGAtttatggctcatattgatagAGCAAATTTGGAGGAAATGctgattttaaaaattatttattgaaatgtttattttcaatatttataaaattaattaaaaatataaatggaAGTAAAAGATGAAttgattaatatttaattatttaatcaaatgagtaaatatatcaaaaaaattaaaaacacatCATATAGAACACGCTTTTTAACTTTTGCTAATTTTCtcttttcaaaattaatttatttcacTAAATATAAGAGAAACGGACTCATTTCTCTAATTTTCTTTAAAATCCACCTTTTCATCAAATTTGACCCATATCAACGGCTTTGATGAGTTTCCCAATTTCTCttacaattttaatttatatattccttttctatttaattagattttggaattacacaattttaatatttttttagtgaaaataattaatatatcatcTGGTACTtgtatttaattttaatgtttattttagtattttaagttttattttatccCAATCTAGTAACTAAATTTGATTGAAATGTTACTTTAATACTTgagttttttcaatttatatttgaGGTTTTTGTCCCAATTAAATATCTAAATTTAATTTCAGTGTCAATTAAGTATATAAGTTTTTGTCTCAATTaactatataattttttattagagCACATGTGTCAGCTAGTAAAAAAAAACATAGATACAAACtaatatattaattgtaaatcAAAAGCTTAAAACTCATTTAACACTTGAACTTGGTGCTTTTCTCACCTCGTTACACAAAATTGGTTGTATTATCAAATTCATAACATGCATTATAATAAGCCCATTCATTTCAAAAAATTACTATGTAACTAAATCCTTTTCAATCCTATCTACACCAATTCATGTGGTAAATGTATCAGCTTTTAAGGTTCCACTATCAACAAATAATTCATCTCATCTATGAACAAAACTGATTGAACTCATAAATTTGATAATTCATCAATATattgtttaaagaaattttattctTAATTAGTTTGCCCTGAAATGTTGATGTGGTAGTGTTCAGCGATGTGATACTCTCACATATTAACTCTTTTTTCTCATTAAACTAATATgatttattcaaaaaaattaaaattttattaaaatgcttgttcacaaaatgggatgGGATTAAGCGTGTTTGATTAATGATgtcaaataaaaactttcaatatttaatattttaaatttattttgatcatcattttaatttttactcaatataaaattttaacaaaaaatattaaataagacaAATATATAGATAGCTATTTATCATTTGTTATTgaaaatatcaaattaattttattttattaaaaattatatatttgaaataaattatccTTTTAAAAGACAATGAGAGATTTAAATtatcatatttaaattttatctaaaataatataaaatatcttattaataaattaaaactaagaaataaataattttaaaaaaatcaatatttacttttatcatccaatataattatttttagctaatttattaattacttttttaatataaatttagtgTTTACAAAATTTAGTATAAAAATTCAGACTTTCCACCCAAAtgaatggaaattttttaaaaaaaattaataaaaatttgttATTATCGGCTAAAAATTCAATCTTTAAACGTATCTAGATGTTGTTGAGCGCCATTGGTGTGAGCATTGAGTGCTGAACAATGGGCGATTGTTCAATGTTTCCATCGACAAAGTTTAAGAAAACAGTGAAAACATTGATGCATCCTTGGTAAAATGCAGAAAACGTCCCTTAGGTTGCATCATCCAATGGCCATTGTATGGTAATTGGATGCTAAAAAGAACTGTCCACACCATGAATCGGACCGTGGTCGTGTCTAGCCTTTGATACCAGGCATTGGATGGCAACATAAAAATTGCATCTGAAGAGAATAGCATTGGGGGTGCTCCAAGACAGTTGCACTAATGCTTTCGAATCCATGGTGGTATTTGCTCCCGTGGACATAACTTGAATGCAGTCAGTGCTCAAAGGATGCAACCCAAGCAGCATCGCGATGTTAACTTCAGGTTTCTCCATTCTTCCTGACGGGCTCGAATAGAGGACGTTAGTGATCACTTTTAGGCACAAGAAGAGCAATGATGCCGAAGGAGGTTGTTTGCTTACAAATCCTAACAAACAGCTCCCCATCCGTTAAACTAAACATGTAACCTGTGGAATCTTGTACATTAAGACGAAACAATGTGAAGATGGTTTATCACAATAGCCTTCTTAACTTCTCTATCATTATTCATTACAATCCTTGAAATAAAATCTTTGGGAACTTGAATTTGAAAATATGAATTTAGATATTAAAGATTGTGAATTAGAAATGCTCATAACCCAATCCAATAGTACCCAGAATTTTCTTGCCTAAATCAAGTTCCTTTGCGTCCAGACTCAAACAGCCTCCCAACCTTGCTTGATCACTAACTTATTTACTAACTAACAAAGAAGCCCATCAAAGTTGAAGCACCAATATCATCACAAACCCAATAAACAATCCATATCAATTGGAAACGACAATTGTTACATTGACACAAGCACAATTGTAAAAGATTACAAATTTACCGCACCAAAAGGGCCACATCCCAAGGAGTTTAACACTAAGCCTGCTGCTCTCGAGGCTGGTTTGACTCCAACGGGATCCCAAGCTCCCCTGTCTCTTCATTCCCGGGCTTCCCATTCTTGCTTGGTATGGGCACAGCAAAGAAAGTCTTGGTCTTGCTAATAGGCCTGCTCTTTTCCAGCTGCACAATGTCACCGACTTGGAACTGGTTATCAGGGTCATGAGCCTGgaacttcttcttcttcctcacaCGCCTCTTGTACTTAGGATGCGAGGCTAAGCGCACCACCTCCACCGACACAGTCTTATCATTTGTAGCACAAACGACCTTGCCTTGCAAGGATTTCATTGCCCTGATTGGAGGTAGAAAAGCCGGGGATTTCAGTGGCTGGCAAGGAAGGGAAGAATTGGGCTTTGAGAGACGAGAAAGGGAGGTTGAGCCGTCATGGAGAAATGGTGATGACAATTTCAGAGATTCCAGAGAGGAGGCTATTGACATTTTGGGTTAATGTCTTTGGCGTTGGGAGTTGAAGAAGGGGTTGGGGGGTAAGGGAATGGtggattttctattttatttctattatgtTATGGATTGGGAATTTTGGGGTTGGGAGTTGGGACCGTTGGATATACTGCTAGTTGAGAGTGAGAACCGTCCAATTAATAAATCACAATTTTACATTCCAcaaatttacaaaatatttaataaaatactagattatttcataaaaaaacattttatgtaaaaattataataCATGTGTTGGATTTTAAATACAAAAAGATAAAAAGTACTATCCTAATAATGTTTGTTTTCATTTAAAAAACAATAATATATTAATCATATCACATTTGAATTGGTAATTAATATCTActgtaaaaatttaatttaattcaaaaagtaaaaaaaattgaaattgaagGTAACCAAATTGAGTTATTGGAGTCAACCTGAACAAGTAATTTGagtttcgagttcgaatcgagttgaattttacaatttaaataattcaaataagaAATTGATGTAAATATCGTTTTGGTCCTTgccaattttgaaaatgagtaaattagtctctctcaacaaaaattagaaaaataatcaATACAATTTTcaagaattcaaaatatttataaaatttaaaaattatatttttaaaatatttaataattttaaaaaattaaacaatatataaagaaagttaaaaatttaaaaatatatttagtttcaaacaatttcacttggttcaattcaatttaaattttattaaattttaaatcaaattaatatgataaaatataactcgtcaattttttttttaacttctaATTAGAATAAATTGGATAAATTGAGTTGGTTGCAGGTTGATGTTACATTGGAGCGAAACACATAAGCTTATTACCCCCGCAAGTATTAGAGGTACTGATTAAATTTGCAACGAATTTTGTGATTTTGAAATCATCCGTTGCTTTCATTGAGAGTCGAACTGATGTCTTTCAGTTTTAAATTCTCTGATTCAATATATAGTGTTCTTTGCCACTGTTCCTTGTAAGAAAGCTGCCTGAAAACCTATAGGAATATCACAATCAATGGGAGTAAACAACTATTAAAGAAAACatgaatttctaaaaataaaatcatattaaaTGGCTACCAAACTACAATTTCTTTTCTTGGTATTTTAATGACAGCATACATGGAAAGCTTTAAGCTTCATAGTATTAGTTTCCTTCCCTATTTACAGAAAGGAAGCCATGTGAAAATACTGAATGTAGCTAGCAGCCTACAAGTCAACAAGAGTAATCCAATATCTACGTTGAAATatgatacatacatacatacatatagttGTCTATCTCTCCAACTGCTTTCATTAATGGCGTTCTTTTGGGCTTCTTACTCCACCCAAGGATTCAACATACGAAACCTTGCTAGTCGCTACGTTTAGGTTCTTTTCATCCATATCTTTGGATAAGTCATCTTTGCAATCTTTGCTGTCCTCAAAGTCATTGTCGAGTAGGTCTCCACTCCAAGTAAGTAAGTCTGAGAGGGTCATCAAATTCGATTTTTCATTGTCATTTCCTGAACTCTGATTTGCCGGGCTCTTGGATGTTGCTTGACTCGGGTTTCGAGCAACAGAATCAGCATAGAGCACATCTCCTATCCTGGACAACACTGTAAAGGCCAAGCTTTCCAGTATCCTTGAATAGCTCTCTAAGAGAGCTTGTCCTACATCCTGTGATACCAACAACAAGTCCTTTTAACAAGTTCCAATGCATAAATGATATGTATGAGCAGAAGAGGTATGGTTACCCGGTTGTATTGGATTTTGCTGATGTCAAGTGAAGATTGAGGAATGCCGGGGTACTGATGTTTCAGAATGCGTAAGATGGTCTCAGCTCTATCCTCAAACAGTTCTCTTTTTTCATAGCTAACAGCAGAGCTCCAAGCTGATTTCCCATCCTTTTGGTGCATCTTCCTCTTCCATATCACAATTGATGCCTCTATTCTATTCTTCAGGTCTAATATCTTGTGCTCGCTTGATAAATCCGTAGTTGCGAGAAATTGATTAGGGTCAAAGAATTCTACTGTGATACTCCTATAGGTTGAATCACCAAGACTAGCTCTCCCATTCTAAACACAATCAACCAAAAATAAATGGAAGGATTATTTTATGACAGTGGATTCATGGAAATTATGCTATGTTCATCATCTTCCTTTTGTTTACCTTTGGGAGGGAGTCAAGGTAGTTTTCAGGGATCTCCATCTCTGTCAGAACTTGAGCATTAATAGACATTGCTGCTTTAAGCACTTGAGTCATGGCTTCCCTTTGGCTCTGCAGGTTCTTTTTTGCTGCATCTGACAAACCTTGTTCCGGAACTTTAACAGTAGGCAGCCACCATTTGTCATCTTTTCTTTTGCTGTTCCCTTTCTCTTCATCTGTCGCATCCTTTGACAAATAATAGAACTCGTCTTGGTCTTTGAATGAATCCAGACAATCCTGTtcattttaaaaccaaattaatcATTAAATGAGGTACTACTAGTTTATTGCTCAATTTATATCTGTAAATAATCCTTACAAGAAGCATTGTATCAAGTGTTCGGAGGGCTGGAATGTTCATTAGAAGATCAAATCGTTGCTTTGTCACCATTAtctaaaaatcaaagaaataaaaGTAATGCATATGTATATGGATATAGATATAGGCATAGTGAGAGAAAGGTACCTCCATGTTTGATCCATCCTTGGCTTTTTGTTGAGAAGGAACAAATTCAACAATGCAATCACTCACAGACAAGAGCCAATCTATTTCTTTTCTCCACCTTGATTTCCTTTCAGCTGTCATAGGCTCTAAGCGTGATTGTTCACCAAACACAGAAGCTGAAACCCAACAGGGGAATCGCATAAGACAATGATGAACATTATTGAGAAATTTTCTATCTATTACACTAAAAAGGACATTCTTAATGACCAATACCAGCAAGGTTTGTAATGGCATTTGACAGTGCTAAAGCTGATGAAACCCCCTTTCCTCCACCTGACATATCCTCTCCTAACAGTAATTTAGCAAACTTTTCCTTCATCTGCTCCATATCTGAATCAAAATCATGGCATAAATCTTCA
The Gossypium arboreum isolate Shixiya-1 chromosome 10, ASM2569848v2, whole genome shotgun sequence genome window above contains:
- the LOC108480783 gene encoding protein CURVATURE THYLAKOID 1C, chloroplastic — translated: MASLTAHLLPPLLLQDRKTLFRTYPKLPVSYTGGRQNFAVCVKATGDSSESSTSLSIVKSVRHVWDKSDEDRVGLIGLGFAAIVALWTSTNLISVIDKLPIIPNVLEIIGILFSSWFIYRYLLFKPDREELFEIINKSLSQIFG
- the LOC108482181 gene encoding 30S ribosomal protein S17, chloroplastic-like; the encoded protein is MSIASSLESLKLSSPFLHDGSTSLSRLSKPNSSLPCQPLKSPAFLPPIRAMKSLQGKVVCATNDKTVSVEVVRLASHPKYKRRVRKKKKFQAHDPDNQFQVGDIVQLEKSRPISKTKTFFAVPIPSKNGKPGNEETGELGIPLESNQPREQQA
- the LOC108481242 gene encoding rop guanine nucleotide exchange factor 12-like — translated: MVGTLGLFNFRGKNEKRRSKSMSVGNGSVLEGSAAGNEEAAAGTQGSDHPSDLPESDQNEKLRQVMDDLAATFQAREKQLLTDMEQMKEKFAKLLLGEDMSGGGKGVSSALALSNAITNLAASVFGEQSRLEPMTAERKSRWRKEIDWLLSVSDCIVEFVPSQQKAKDGSNMEIMVTKQRFDLLMNIPALRTLDTMLLDCLDSFKDQDEFYYLSKDATDEEKGNSKRKDDKWWLPTVKVPEQGLSDAAKKNLQSQREAMTQVLKAAMSINAQVLTEMEIPENYLDSLPKNGRASLGDSTYRSITVEFFDPNQFLATTDLSSEHKILDLKNRIEASIVIWKRKMHQKDGKSAWSSAVSYEKRELFEDRAETILRILKHQYPGIPQSSLDISKIQYNRDVGQALLESYSRILESLAFTVLSRIGDVLYADSVARNPSQATSKSPANQSSGNDNEKSNLMTLSDLLTWSGDLLDNDFEDSKDCKDDLSKDMDEKNLNVATSKVSYVESLGGVRSPKERH